CGGGTCGGTGACGAGCGGCACGACGCGGTCGCGCACGAAGGCAGGGTCGAGGTCGGCGTCGTCGACGAGGACTCCCCCACCGGCCGCGACGAGGGGGCCGGCGTTGAGGGCCTGCTCGCCGTTGCCGATCGGCAGCGGGACGTAGACCGCGGGCAGCCCGACCGCGGCGAGCTCGGCGCAGGTCATCGCCCCAGCCCTGCACAGCGCGAGGTCGGCGGCGGCGTAGGCGAGGTCCATCCGGTCGACGTAGGCCAGCACGTGGTGGGTGGCGGGCGCGGCAGGACCCAGGTCGGCAGTGACCTGATCGGCCTGCTTCGGCCCGGCGACGTGCAGCACCTGGACACCGGCGGCGGCGAGGTCGGCGGACGCACCGGTGACGGCGCGGTTGAGGCGCTGCGCCCCCTGCGACCCCCCGGTGACGAGCAGCACGGGGCCGGCACCCAGCCCGAAGTGCGCACGCGCCTCGGCGGCGGACGCGGACCGGTCGAGCTGCGACACCGCCCGGCGCAGCGGGATCCCGAGCACGCGTGCACCCCGCAGGCCGCTGCCCTCGACGGCGGCAGCGACGTACGACGTGAAGCGGGCACCGACCCGGTTGGCGAGGCCGGCACGGGCGTTGGCCTCGTGCACGACGTAGGGGGTGCCGCGTCGCTTGGCGGCGAGGTAGGCCGGCAGCGCGACGTAGCCACCGAATCCGACGACGACGTCGGCGCCGACCCGGTCGAGGTGGGCACGGGTCTCCTTGACCGCACGTCGGACCCGGCCGGGGACGCGCAGCAGGTCGAGGGTGGGGCGGCGGGGCAGCGGGACCCGCGGGATCTCGGCGAGGGCGTAGCCGCGGGCGGGGAC
The Mycobacteriales bacterium DNA segment above includes these coding regions:
- the murG gene encoding undecaprenyldiphospho-muramoylpentapeptide beta-N-acetylglucosaminyltransferase codes for the protein MHVVLAGGGTAGHVEPALALADALRADDPTVGITALGTASGLEARLVPARGYALAEIPRVPLPRRPTLDLLRVPGRVRRAVKETRAHLDRVGADVVVGFGGYVALPAYLAAKRRGTPYVVHEANARAGLANRVGARFTSYVAAAVEGSGLRGARVLGIPLRRAVSQLDRSASAAEARAHFGLGAGPVLLVTGGSQGAQRLNRAVTGASADLAAAGVQVLHVAGPKQADQVTADLGPAAPATHHVLAYVDRMDLAYAAADLALCRAGAMTCAELAAVGLPAVYVPLPIGNGEQALNAGPLVAAGGGVLVDDADLDPAFVRDRVVPLVTDPGRLGVMSAAAASLGHRDADTALVALVHEAASTGRGR